The proteins below come from a single Bacillus thermozeamaize genomic window:
- a CDS encoding alanine--tRNA ligase, with protein sequence MKRLSGSQIRSLFLQFFQQKGHRVEPSASLIPVDDPSLLWINSGVATLKKYFDGTIVPENPRIANVQKSIRTNDIENVGKTARHHTFFEMLGNFSIGDYFKEEAITWAWEFLTSPEWIGFDPERLWVTIHPEDDEAFRIWHEKIGLPEERIIRLEGNFWDIGEGPCGPNSEIFYDRGEAFGNDPDDPELYPGGENERYLEVWNLVFSQYNHNPDGSYTPLPKKNIDTGMGLERMASILQDVETNFETDLIRPIIDATVAMTGKPYKQNRQHDVAYNVIADHLRTIVFAIGDGALPGNEGRGYVIRRLLRRAVRYGRELGLTEPFLYKLVPTVGEIMGDFYPEVVEKREFIQRVIRHEEERFLETLSEGLEILGQMLREAAAEGRKELTGKQAFLLYDTFGFPLDLTVDFASERGFTVDQAGFAEEMEAQRARARAARQEVDSMKVQGGVLEQLPEDGEFVGYTQPQVEARVVAIVDGEQLVDVAGPGKQVQLLLDRTPFYAESGGQVADCGTLTAPGLKMIVEDVQKGPRGQHLHRVRIEEGTVRVGATVVAEIDEARRRDTEKNHTATHLLHRALKDVLGEHASQAGSLVAPDRLRFDFTHFGAMSEEELLQVERRVNEQIWRNLEVTTMHKRLQEAREMGAMALFGEKYGEVVRVVQVGDYSLELCGGCHVRNTAEIGLFKIVSESGIGSGTRRIEAVTGKQAYVYLEEQLQRMKRAAELLKATPAELVERVEALQSQFKELQRENESLRGKLGHLQARELASRKVDVHGVNVVAAAVPATNMEGLRAIADEVKEAIKSGVILLGTVANEKVQLVAMVTPDLVKRGFHAGNIVKEAARRCGGGGGGRPDMAQAGGKDPAKLQEALKAAEEMVVQTVQP encoded by the coding sequence GTGAAGCGCTTGTCTGGCAGTCAGATACGCAGCCTGTTTCTCCAGTTTTTTCAGCAAAAGGGGCATCGTGTGGAGCCCAGCGCCTCTCTGATCCCGGTCGATGACCCGAGCCTTTTGTGGATCAACTCGGGGGTAGCCACGCTCAAGAAGTATTTTGACGGCACCATTGTGCCGGAAAATCCCCGGATTGCCAACGTGCAAAAGTCGATCCGGACCAACGACATCGAAAACGTCGGCAAGACGGCCCGGCATCACACCTTTTTTGAAATGCTGGGCAATTTCTCGATTGGAGATTATTTTAAAGAGGAGGCGATTACCTGGGCCTGGGAATTCCTGACCAGTCCCGAGTGGATCGGCTTCGACCCGGAACGGCTCTGGGTGACGATCCACCCGGAGGATGACGAGGCATTCCGGATCTGGCACGAGAAGATCGGACTGCCTGAGGAGCGGATCATCCGCTTGGAAGGAAATTTCTGGGACATCGGAGAGGGGCCGTGCGGACCAAACTCGGAGATCTTTTACGATCGCGGGGAGGCGTTCGGCAATGATCCGGATGATCCGGAATTGTACCCCGGCGGGGAGAACGAGCGCTACCTAGAAGTGTGGAACCTGGTCTTTTCCCAGTACAACCACAATCCCGACGGCAGTTACACGCCATTGCCGAAAAAGAACATCGACACCGGGATGGGCCTGGAACGGATGGCCAGCATCCTTCAGGATGTGGAGACCAACTTCGAGACCGATCTGATCCGGCCGATCATTGATGCCACGGTCGCGATGACCGGCAAGCCGTACAAGCAGAACCGGCAGCATGACGTGGCATATAACGTGATTGCCGACCATCTGCGGACCATTGTCTTTGCGATCGGCGACGGGGCCCTGCCGGGGAATGAAGGGCGGGGCTATGTGATCCGGCGCCTGTTGCGGCGGGCGGTTCGTTACGGACGGGAGCTCGGCTTGACGGAACCTTTCCTGTACAAGCTGGTGCCGACGGTAGGCGAGATTATGGGTGATTTCTATCCGGAGGTGGTGGAGAAGCGGGAGTTCATCCAGCGAGTGATCCGCCACGAGGAGGAGCGCTTTCTTGAGACGCTTTCCGAAGGCCTGGAGATTCTGGGGCAGATGCTCCGTGAGGCGGCTGCGGAGGGGCGTAAGGAACTGACCGGCAAGCAGGCTTTTCTGCTCTATGACACCTTCGGTTTTCCGCTGGATCTGACCGTGGACTTTGCCTCGGAGCGGGGTTTTACCGTCGATCAAGCGGGGTTTGCCGAGGAAATGGAGGCGCAGCGGGCACGCGCCCGGGCAGCCCGTCAAGAAGTGGACAGCATGAAGGTGCAGGGCGGGGTGCTCGAGCAACTGCCTGAAGACGGGGAGTTTGTCGGCTATACCCAGCCTCAGGTGGAAGCCCGGGTGGTCGCGATCGTCGACGGGGAACAGTTGGTGGATGTGGCTGGTCCTGGCAAACAGGTGCAACTGCTTTTGGATCGGACGCCCTTTTATGCGGAAAGCGGAGGTCAGGTGGCCGACTGCGGCACGTTGACCGCTCCTGGCCTGAAGATGATTGTGGAGGATGTGCAAAAAGGCCCGCGAGGCCAGCATCTGCACCGGGTGCGGATTGAAGAGGGGACGGTGCGCGTCGGCGCCACGGTGGTGGCCGAGATTGATGAGGCTAGGCGCCGGGACACCGAGAAAAACCACACCGCCACGCACCTTTTGCACAGGGCGCTGAAGGATGTGCTGGGCGAACACGCCAGCCAGGCCGGATCGCTGGTGGCGCCGGATCGGCTGCGTTTTGACTTTACCCATTTTGGCGCCATGAGCGAAGAGGAGCTGCTGCAGGTGGAGCGGCGTGTCAACGAGCAGATCTGGCGCAACCTAGAGGTGACCACCATGCACAAGAGGCTGCAGGAGGCGCGGGAGATGGGGGCGATGGCCCTCTTTGGCGAGAAATATGGCGAAGTGGTCCGCGTCGTCCAGGTGGGCGATTACAGCCTGGAATTGTGCGGCGGCTGTCATGTCCGCAACACGGCCGAGATCGGACTCTTCAAGATCGTCAGTGAGTCGGGCATCGGTTCGGGGACGCGGAGAATCGAGGCGGTCACCGGCAAGCAGGCTTATGTCTACCTGGAGGAGCAACTGCAGCGGATGAAGCGGGCTGCCGAGCTGCTCAAGGCGACGCCGGCCGAACTTGTGGAAAGGGTGGAGGCGTTGCAAAGCCAGTTTAAGGAGTTGCAACGGGAAAACGAATCGCTGCGCGGAAAGCTGGGTCACCTGCAGGCGCGGGAACTGGCGAGCCGCAAAGTGGATGTGCACGGCGTCAACGTGGTGGCGGCCGCGGTACCGGCGACCAACATGGAGGGGTTGCGGGCGATCGCGGATGAGGTAAAGGAAGCCATCAAGAGCGGCGTCATCCTCCTTGGCACCGTGGCAAACGAAAAGGTGCAACTGGTGGCGATGGTCACGCCGGATCTGGTGAAGCGGGGGTTTCACGCCGGGAACATCGTCAAGGAAGCGGCCCGGCGCTGCGGTGGCGGCGGTGGCGGGCGGCCTGACATGGCCCAGGCAGGGGGCAAGGATCCCGCCAAACTCCAGGAAGCGCTCAAAGCGGCGGAAGAGATGGTGGTTCAAACGGTGCAGCCATAA
- a CDS encoding Holliday junction DNA helicase RuvA: MRILALDLGSKRVGVAVSDSLGLTAQGLTVLKRQPDHQLISDIASILEQYDVDEIVVGYPKNMNGTIGPRGREAEAFAEQLRNRFRLPVVLWDERLTTAAAERSLLEADLSRKKRRQVVDQLAAVLILEGYLQARGAKNDG; this comes from the coding sequence ATGCGGATTTTGGCTCTCGATCTGGGCAGCAAGCGGGTCGGGGTGGCCGTCAGCGATTCGTTGGGACTGACAGCACAAGGGTTGACCGTGCTGAAGCGGCAGCCGGATCACCAACTGATATCTGATATTGCCTCCATATTGGAGCAATATGATGTGGATGAGATTGTGGTTGGCTACCCGAAAAATATGAATGGAACGATTGGTCCCCGTGGCAGGGAGGCGGAGGCTTTTGCCGAACAGCTGCGCAACCGCTTTCGCCTGCCTGTCGTTTTATGGGATGAAAGGCTGACCACTGCCGCCGCGGAGCGAAGCCTCCTGGAAGCCGATCTCAGCCGCAAAAAACGCCGCCAGGTTGTGGACCAGTTGGCAGCAGTGTTGATTCTTGAAGGATATCTGCAAGCGAGAGGAGCGAAAAATGATGGCTGA
- a CDS encoding uridine kinase, translating to MKPVVIGVAGGSGSGKSTVAREIFRQVRPSSVLILEQDSYYKSQDHLPLEERKKINYDHPLAFDNELLIRHLQRLLQYKPIHKPVYDFKWHTRSRRSVYVEPKDVIIVEGILVLEEARLRQMMDIKVYVDTDADVRFIRRLRRDMSRRGRSMQSVIDQYLNTVRPMHRQFVEPTKRYADIIIPEGGQNRVAIDLLVTKIQSLLSERQGKESPHRSV from the coding sequence ATGAAGCCCGTTGTGATCGGAGTGGCGGGGGGCTCCGGATCAGGAAAGTCGACCGTTGCGCGTGAAATTTTCCGTCAGGTGCGTCCGTCCAGCGTGCTGATTCTGGAGCAGGACAGCTACTACAAGAGCCAGGATCACCTGCCGCTGGAGGAAAGGAAAAAAATCAATTACGATCATCCGCTCGCTTTTGACAATGAACTGCTGATCCGCCACCTGCAGCGTCTGCTTCAGTACAAGCCGATTCACAAACCGGTGTATGATTTCAAGTGGCATACGCGTTCCAGGCGAAGTGTCTATGTCGAACCGAAAGATGTGATTATTGTCGAGGGGATTTTGGTCCTGGAAGAGGCGCGATTGCGGCAGATGATGGACATCAAGGTGTACGTGGATACGGATGCGGATGTCCGTTTCATTCGCCGCTTGCGGCGGGATATGAGCCGTCGCGGCCGGAGCATGCAGTCGGTGATCGATCAGTATCTGAACACGGTGCGCCCGATGCACCGCCAGTTTGTCGAACCGACCAAGCGATACGCCGATATCATCATTCCTGAAGGCGGACAAAACCGGGTCGCCATTGACCTGTTGGTAACCAAAATTCAAAGTCTTCTTTCGGAACGGCAGGGAAAGGAGTCGCCGCATCGTTCTGTTTAA
- a CDS encoding diaminopimelate dehydrogenase yields MSEIRTERPIRVAIIGYGNIGQYALQAVEEAPDMELAGVVRRQSSLEKPLPRELHGVSVVSDVSALGQVDVAVLCTPTRETPAIAKELLARGIHTIDSFDIHQEIVQVRHELDEVARAHQAVAILAAGWDPGTDSMIRSILEFMAPYGITYTNFGPGMSMGHSVAVKAIEGVKDALSLTIPIGTGLHRRMVYVELEEGADFATVKERILQDPYFVHDETHVLQVDDVKQLIDRGHGVRMERKGVSGQTQNQLFTYEMRINNPALTSQVMIASARAAMRQKPGAYTMIEIPIIDFLYGDRDELIRRLV; encoded by the coding sequence ATGAGCGAAATCAGGACAGAACGACCCATCCGGGTAGCCATCATTGGTTACGGGAATATTGGCCAATATGCGTTGCAAGCTGTGGAAGAAGCTCCGGATATGGAGCTTGCGGGGGTGGTGCGGCGGCAAAGTTCACTGGAGAAGCCTTTGCCGCGTGAACTCCACGGCGTATCGGTGGTCTCAGACGTTTCTGCGCTGGGGCAAGTGGATGTGGCCGTCCTTTGCACGCCGACCCGCGAAACGCCGGCCATAGCCAAGGAACTGTTGGCTCGCGGCATCCACACGATCGACAGTTTTGACATCCATCAGGAAATTGTCCAGGTCCGGCATGAGCTGGATGAAGTGGCCAGGGCGCATCAGGCGGTGGCCATTTTGGCGGCAGGCTGGGATCCGGGGACCGACTCGATGATTCGGTCCATTCTGGAATTTATGGCACCGTATGGGATTACTTACACCAATTTTGGACCCGGGATGAGCATGGGGCATTCCGTGGCCGTGAAGGCGATTGAAGGGGTGAAAGATGCGCTGTCGCTGACCATCCCGATCGGCACGGGACTGCATCGCCGGATGGTTTATGTGGAACTGGAGGAAGGCGCCGATTTTGCGACGGTCAAGGAGCGCATTTTGCAGGATCCCTATTTTGTTCATGACGAAACCCATGTCCTGCAGGTAGACGATGTCAAACAGTTGATTGACCGGGGGCACGGCGTGCGCATGGAGAGAAAGGGCGTTTCCGGCCAAACCCAGAATCAGCTGTTCACCTATGAGATGCGGATTAACAATCCGGCGCTGACATCGCAGGTGATGATCGCGTCTGCGCGGGCGGCCATGCGGCAAAAACCGGGCGCCTACACGATGATCGAAATTCCGATCATTGATTTTCTGTACGGAGATCGGGACGAGCTGATTCGCCGTTTGGTATAA